The DNA region CCGCGCGCTGCCCCCCACTACTACGGGGGACAAGCCGTGATCGAGGGTGTCATGATGCGGGGCGCCGACACCTGGTCGGTGGCGGTGCGCCGCCCGTCCGGACAGATCCACATCGAGCGTCACCCCGTCTCCGACTTCCCCAGCCGCCACCCGGCGTTCCGGCGACCGATGCTGCGCGGCGTGTACGCGATGTTCGACGCGATGGCCATCGGTGTGAAGGCGCTGGGCATCTCCGCGCGGCAGGCGATCGACGAGGACGAGGAGCCGCTCGACGGGCGGGCGCTGGGCGGGAGCCTCGCACTGGCGGTCGTGTTCTTCATCGCGGTGTTCATCGTGCTGCCCAACGTGGTCCTCGCGATGCTCCGCGGCTGGCTCGGCGACGGCGTCGCCTACCACCTGGTCGAAGGGCTGCTGCGGATCGCGATCTTCCTGGCGTACCTGTCGTCGATCTCGCTGATGGCCGACATCCGGCGCGTGTTCATGTACCACGGGGCCGAGCACAAGACGATCGCGGCGTGGGAGCACGGCGAGCCGCTCGACCCTGCGCACGTCGACCGCTACTCGACCCTGCACGTGCGCTGCGGCACGAACTTCCTGGTCATCGTGATGGTCCTGGCCCTGCTGGTGTACTCGGTCGCGGGAGCGCTCGTCCCGCCCCCCGCCGGGATCGGCTGGATCGGCGCAGTGACGTACCACGTCGCCCTGCGCGTGGTGCTGTTGCCGGTGGTCGCCGGGTTGGCCTACGAAGGCATCCGGCTGGGTGCCTCCCGTGAGCGCAACCCGCTGGTCCGTGCCCTGATGCTGCCCGGCCTGTGGCTGCAGCGGATCACGACCCGTCAGCCGACGCCCGACCAGATCGAGGTCGCGATCCGGGCGTTCGAGGCGGTCGTGCCCGACCGCGACCTGGAGGGGCGGACCGTGGGTCTGCCCAGCACCGTGGCGGTGGACGCCCACGGCGACGCCCCGCACGACAGCCCGGTCACACCCGCCACGCCCCCGGAGACGGTCGCCGACGGGCACTAGCGACACGGCGTCGCCAGCCCCGACCGTCCGACGACGCCGCACGCACCGGCCCCCCACCGTCAGTCACCACGAGGATCGAAGATGTTCGACCGCCTCGACGAGGTCGAGCGCACCTACGGCGAGCTGGAACAGCAGCTGGCCGACCCGGCCGTGCTCGCCGACGGTCAGCGCTACGTGCAGCTCGCCAAGCGGCACGGCGAGCTGTCCGACCTCGTGGCGACCTACCGCGAGTACCGGCAGGTCAGCGGGGACCTCCAGGCGGCCCGGGAGATGGCCCGGGAAGCGTCCGGCGATGACCGCGAGCTGATGCGCGCCGAGGCCGACGAGCTGGCTGGGCGGCTCGAGGCACTCCAGGAGCGGCTCCAGACGCTGCTGGTCCCCGACGACCCCAACGACGCGAAGGACGTCATCGTCGAGATCCGGGCCGGAGCCGGAGGCGACGAGGCCGGACTGTTCGCCGGGGAACTGTGGGACATGTACGCGCGCTACGCCGAGTCCCGCGGCTGGCAGACCGAGGTCCTGTCGCTGTCGGAGCAGGGCATCGGCGGCGCGAAGGAGGTCGTCTTCGAGGTCCGCGGCCGCGGCGCCTACTCCCGCCTCAAGCACGAGTCGGGCGTGCACCGGGTCCAGCGGGTACCGCGGACGGAATCGCAGGGCCGCGTCCACACCTCCACCGCCACGGTCGCGGTGTTGCCCGCCGCCGAGGAAGTCGACGTCGACATCGATCCGGCCGATCTGCGGGTGGACGTCTACCGGTCGAGCGGCCCGGGCGGGCAGAGCGTCAACACGACCGACTCGGCGGTGCGCGTCACGCACCTGCCGACCGGGCTGGTCGTCTCGTGCCAGGACGAGAAGTCCCAGCACCAGAACCGTGAGAAGGCGCTTCGGATCCTGCGTTCGCGGCTGCTCCAGCTCGAGCAGGACCGGGCTGCCCAGGAACGCGCCGATGCCCGCCGCGGCCAGATCGGCAGCGGCGACCGCAGCGAGAAGATCCGCACGTACAACTTCCCCCAGTCACGGGTGACCGACCACCGCATCGGGTTCACCACCCACGACCTGGACGGACTGCTCGGCGGCGGCCTCGACGAGCTCATCGACGCCCTGCTCGAGGCCGGCCGCAGCGCCCAACTGACGGAGGACGACCAGCCGCAGCGGGACGTGGGATGACCGCCGTCGCCCTGATGGAGGTGGTGCGAGCGCACGCCTCGACGCTCGCCAGCGCCGGTGTCGAGCACCCGGAAGTGGACGCGTTGACGCTGGCTCGCCACGCCCTGGACGCCGATGCGGCCACGGTGCGTACAGCGACCACCGCCGACGTCGACGACCGCCGTCTGCGCCAGCTGGCCGACCTCGTCGCTGTCCGCGCCACCCGGGTGCCGCTGCAGCACCTGACGGCAACGACCGGGTTCCGTGACCTGGACATCACCTGCCGTGCAGGGGTGTTCATCCCCCGCCCCGAGACCGAGATCCTGGCCGGCCTGGCGATCGAGGCGGCTCGGCGCGCCGCCAGCGACGGCGGCCGGGCGACCGTGGTCGAGCCGTGTACCGGGACCGGTGCGGTGGCGCTCGCCGTGGCGACGGAGGTGCACGCCGCCGACGTCGTCGCGACCGACCGCTGCGCGCGCGCGGTCGCACTTGCGCGGCACAACCTCGCCCGCGTCGAGCGGGGCGTCCACGGCGCAGGCAGCACCTGCCGGGTCGTCCACGGTGATCTCTTCGATCCGGTTCCCGCTGACCTGCGCGGAACCGTGGACGTGGTGGTGTGCAACCCGCCGTACCTCACACCGGGCGAGGTCGCCCAGGCCACTCCGGAGGTGCGTGGCCACGAGCCGCGCGACGCGCTGGTCGCGGGCGCGGGTGGGAACGCGGTCGTGCACCGTCTGCTGGACGAGGCCGCCGCGTGGCTGCGTCCCGGGGGGGATCTGCTGGTGGAACTCGCTGAGACGCGCGCCGGCGCCGTCGCCGCAGCGGCCCGCCGCAGCGGGTACACCGACGTGCACGTCGTGGCTGACCTCACCGGACGCGACCGGGTGCTCACCGCCCGCCGGCCGCAGGACCGCTCGTGACGGCCGAGGTGGTGAGCGCCATCGGCGACGACCGTGACGAGGCCGTTGACCGTGCCGCTGAGGCGCTGCGCCGCGGGGAGCTCGTCGTCATGCCGACCGACACGGTGTACGGCGTGGCGGCCGACGCCTTCGACCCTGCGGCCACCGCCCGCATCTTCGCCGCGAAGCTGCGTTCACGCCGCTACCCGCTCCCGGTCCTGATCCACAGCGAGACACAGTTGGCGGGACTGGTCGCCGACGTGCCCGCTGCCGTCCAGCGGCTCGTCGCCGCCTACTGGCCGGGTCCCC from Actinomycetota bacterium includes:
- the prfA gene encoding peptide chain release factor 1 — its product is MFDRLDEVERTYGELEQQLADPAVLADGQRYVQLAKRHGELSDLVATYREYRQVSGDLQAAREMAREASGDDRELMRAEADELAGRLEALQERLQTLLVPDDPNDAKDVIVEIRAGAGGDEAGLFAGELWDMYARYAESRGWQTEVLSLSEQGIGGAKEVVFEVRGRGAYSRLKHESGVHRVQRVPRTESQGRVHTSTATVAVLPAAEEVDVDIDPADLRVDVYRSSGPGGQSVNTTDSAVRVTHLPTGLVVSCQDEKSQHQNREKALRILRSRLLQLEQDRAAQERADARRGQIGSGDRSEKIRTYNFPQSRVTDHRIGFTTHDLDGLLGGGLDELIDALLEAGRSAQLTEDDQPQRDVG
- a CDS encoding DUF1385 domain-containing protein, whose translation is MDGHSSPPRAAPHYYGGQAVIEGVMMRGADTWSVAVRRPSGQIHIERHPVSDFPSRHPAFRRPMLRGVYAMFDAMAIGVKALGISARQAIDEDEEPLDGRALGGSLALAVVFFIAVFIVLPNVVLAMLRGWLGDGVAYHLVEGLLRIAIFLAYLSSISLMADIRRVFMYHGAEHKTIAAWEHGEPLDPAHVDRYSTLHVRCGTNFLVIVMVLALLVYSVAGALVPPPAGIGWIGAVTYHVALRVVLLPVVAGLAYEGIRLGASRERNPLVRALMLPGLWLQRITTRQPTPDQIEVAIRAFEAVVPDRDLEGRTVGLPSTVAVDAHGDAPHDSPVTPATPPETVADGH
- the prmC gene encoding peptide chain release factor N(5)-glutamine methyltransferase, which translates into the protein MTAVALMEVVRAHASTLASAGVEHPEVDALTLARHALDADAATVRTATTADVDDRRLRQLADLVAVRATRVPLQHLTATTGFRDLDITCRAGVFIPRPETEILAGLAIEAARRAASDGGRATVVEPCTGTGAVALAVATEVHAADVVATDRCARAVALARHNLARVERGVHGAGSTCRVVHGDLFDPVPADLRGTVDVVVCNPPYLTPGEVAQATPEVRGHEPRDALVAGAGGNAVVHRLLDEAAAWLRPGGDLLVELAETRAGAVAAAARRSGYTDVHVVADLTGRDRVLTARRPQDRS